One genomic region from uncultured Cohaesibacter sp. encodes:
- a CDS encoding biotin-dependent carboxyltransferase family protein: MTILNILKANGLMTIQDMGRPGYLAQGLSRGGAMDRLALVEAAALLGASRILPAIEMACAGGTFSVSETTRIALTGAPMKATLDGIAVDWNCSLQIEPKQILHIGGATEGLYSYLTPAGGLMSPQWLESYSTHLTIGVGSLFKGGSCLLCGRDPNYASLQQRLEKTDRFGGGLVRVLDGPQTALFTRETLDTFYATTFTRAVRGNRQGVQLDSPHRFTSSHASGLASDVIGPGDIQMTGDGLPYILMAECQTMGGYPRIGTIFPNDLPILAQAVPGTELRFQRMDLDEAEALYRDEVTLIDAIKDKRTPARSHLMSCQLVSGVTDGDCFVDAFI; the protein is encoded by the coding sequence ATGACAATATTGAACATTCTCAAGGCCAATGGCTTGATGACCATTCAGGATATGGGGCGCCCGGGATACTTGGCGCAGGGCCTTTCGCGTGGTGGCGCAATGGACCGGCTGGCACTTGTTGAAGCTGCGGCTCTACTCGGAGCCAGCCGGATCCTCCCTGCGATTGAAATGGCCTGTGCTGGCGGGACCTTCTCCGTATCCGAGACGACAAGGATCGCACTTACCGGTGCGCCGATGAAAGCCACACTTGATGGGATTGCTGTCGACTGGAATTGCTCCCTCCAGATTGAACCGAAGCAGATCCTCCATATCGGCGGTGCCACAGAGGGGCTCTATAGCTATCTCACCCCCGCGGGGGGGCTGATGTCGCCGCAATGGCTGGAGAGCTATTCCACTCACCTGACGATTGGGGTCGGCTCATTGTTCAAGGGAGGCTCATGTCTTCTCTGCGGACGCGATCCAAACTACGCCTCGCTCCAGCAGCGTCTTGAAAAAACAGACCGCTTTGGCGGGGGGCTTGTGCGTGTTCTTGATGGCCCGCAAACAGCATTGTTCACTCGGGAAACTCTGGATACTTTTTACGCGACGACCTTCACGCGCGCTGTTCGTGGCAATAGACAGGGCGTGCAGTTGGATTCTCCCCATCGGTTTACCTCAAGTCATGCCTCTGGCCTTGCTTCGGATGTCATCGGGCCCGGAGACATACAAATGACCGGGGACGGCCTGCCCTATATTCTGATGGCAGAGTGCCAGACTATGGGCGGGTATCCGCGCATCGGTACGATCTTCCCGAATGATCTTCCGATTTTGGCACAAGCCGTACCGGGGACAGAGTTGCGGTTTCAACGCATGGATCTGGACGAGGCGGAGGCGCTATATCGAGATGAAGTTACACTCATCGACGCTATCAAAGATAAGCGCACACCTGCCAGATCTCATCTGATGTCTTGCCAGCTGGTCAGCGGTGTTACTGACGGCGACTGCTTTGTCGACGCATTCATTTGA